The Verrucomicrobiota bacterium nucleotide sequence AACCGGGGTACAAGAGGAGTTATCGCTGTTGGGTGCCCTACTGTGGAGGAGGCAACCACCAGCACGGCACAGCCTACGTGCACGACTACCCGGGCATGGACATCGTGAACACCCCCACGATTGGCATGGGCGGCGGAGTGGCGCACGAGTTCGGGCACGCGCTCGGTCTCCCGCACAACAGAGAGACGGACGAACAGCGCGCGCAGCTCGGGCACGCATTGATGGGCAACGGCAACGAGCGTTTCTCCGCGCCCCGTATTGGGGAAGGGAAGGGCGCATTTCTGTCGAAGGCGCATGCGACCGCGCTCTCGTCTCACCCGTTGTTCAGACGCGACACGACGGACATCGACGTCAAGCCCGAGGTTCGATTCTCTGATATTGCATTTACCCGGGGCGAGGGTGAATACATCGTCAGCGGTCACGTCGAGTCGTCGCCGGCTCCCTATGCCGTGCTCGCCTATCATGACGACAAGGCAATCGGAATGGACTACGAAGCGACGAGCTGGGTCGCAGACTTCGACAAAGACGGACGCTTCGAGGTTCACGTGGGACAGCTCAAGCCCGGCCCGTTTGAGTTGCGGCTCCGCGCCTACATGGTCAACGGCGATCACCGTCAGTTGGGATATGGTTTCGAGATCGGGCCATCGCTCGAGATCCCGATCGCCGAGCTGAATCGGCAGACGCTGTACGAGCTCTACGCCAAGCCGGCCATCACGGCTCGCGATACCGGCGCGCTGCTTACCGCGATCGAGAAGCTCGCGGGTGTCTACGACATCTACTATCGTCGGGCCAGAGCATACTACGACCAGCTGACACGCCCCCGGCCCGAGCCGAAGAGACTCGCCGATCTCCCGGACTCGGTGAGCCAAGTGCCACTTTCATCGGTCAGTTGGGAATCGGCGACGGTCGGGTGGGAGGCGCCGACGCGCGACGGGATCCCGGCCAGCGATGAGGAGGGGCAGAGCATCTCCTGGCCGCTTGAGTCGGGAATGCGGTTCCACGAGAGCGGCCTCTACGCCCACGCAAACTCCAGCTATGTCTTCAAGCTCGACGGCAACTGGACGCGGTTCTCGAGCGGCTACGGGCTTCAGAATAACAACAAGGGATCAGTTGTCTTTGTCGTCAAGTGCGACGGCTTCGAATGCTTCCGCTCCGAGCTGATCGAGGACTGGGTCGAACGGCACATCGACATCGACCTCACCGGCGTCGGAGAGCTCGAGCTCATCGTTGAGGACGGTGACAACGGCGGGTGGGGTGATTGCGGCGTCTGGTTTTCGCCCATGCTTACACGTTTGGATCGTGATGGCTCGGACGGGAGGATAAAGCAGACACGGCTTGTTCAAGAGGATCCTCCCGCCCATCAATACGTTCACATCGTCTACTTCAATCCGGCCGGGCGCAAATGCCCGCCAGGATACTACAAGCGGCTCGAACGTGTGATGACCGAGATCCAAACATGGTATCGCGATGAGATGGAGCGGAATGGCTTCGGACCGATGACGTTCGCGCTGGAGCGTGATATCGGAGGCCGGATGGTGATCCACGTCGTCACCGGCACGAAACCCTATGTCTATGGCGAGGAGATCAGCGCCAAGGAGATCTTCGACGACTGGGTCAAGCCGCAACTGCTTGAGCAAGGCCTCGACGTCGAGCAGGAACACATCATTGTGTTCCAGAACAGCTGCTTCGAAACCGTCAGCGACGATGTCTGGTGCATCCACAGTTGGGCGCCGTATTGGGGTGGTGGCTGCCGGACGGATGGTGTTGCCTGGGTCATCGATTTCACGTTGTTTGACCCGCTCAATCTGGCAAGGGAGAAGCCGTTCGTCTATACCGGTGATCGTCGGTACGGGCCGTTGAACCGGTTCATCGTGTCCCATATGGGCGGCGTGGCGCACGAGTTCGGCCATGCACTCGGCCTGCCGCACAACGACCAGACCGAGGAGCAGTTGGCGAAGCTTGGCTACGCGCTCATGGGCAGCGGCAACTATCACTTGTTCGGCGAGCGAGCGGGCCAGGAGAAAGGCGCGTTTCTCTCCAAGGCACACGCGGCCATCCTGTCGTCGCACCCGCTGTTCAAGCGCAATAAGGACGATATCGATGTGAAGGCCGATTTCCGATTTGGGGAGATCACGTTTGTTGCCGGGGAGGGGGAGTACACCGTCCGCGGGCAGGTCGAGGCCGCGCCGCACGCGTATGCGGTCGTTGCCTATCACGACGGTTTGAAGGATCAGATGGATTACGACGCGACGAGTTGGGTGGGCATGGTCGACGAGAACGGCCGCTTCGAGGTGCGTGTCGAGTGCCCTGATCCCGGAGAGTTCGTGTTGCGGCTGCGCTGCTATGCGGTGAACAGCGATCGGGCCGAGCTGGTCTACCGGTTCGCGCTCGACAACTCGCTGACGATCCCCGTCGAGGAGCTCAACCGGCAGTCGTTGTACGAGCTTCACGCCAAGCCGGCCATCATTGCCCAGGATCCCGACGCGTTGCTCGAGGCGATCGAGAAGCTCAAGGGCAAGGACGACATCTATCTGCACCGTGCTCGGGCCTACCACGGCCTCATTACGCGCCCGGCAACCACGCCTCAAGCGCTCAGCGCCGTCGAGGAAACAGTGCGTGAAATCCCGCTCTCGGCGGTGACGTGGGAATCGGCGACGGTCGGCTGGCAAGAACCAGCGCGCGACCGCTTCCCGGATGAGGAGCGGCCGGCGCGGCCGCTCGAGTCCGGCGCGCAGTTCCATGAGACGGGCTTATGGGCTCATTCAAGGTCCAGCTACGTCTACAATCTTGATGGACGATGGAAGCGGTTGACCACCGGCTGCGGGCTCCAGAATCTGGTCGAGGGTTCAGTGGTGTTTGTCATTAAGTGCGATGGTACGGTGCAGTTTCGCTCCGAGAAGGTGACGGATTGGACTGAACGAAAGGCCGACGTCGATCTGACGGACGTCCAGCGGCTCGAGTTGATTGTGGAGGACGGCGGCGATGGCGACTGGGGCGACTGCGCCATCTGGTTTTCTCCGAAGCTGTCACGTTAGAACGAACACCCAGGGAGGTCGTCCCGTGGCACGAGTACGCCATGTGTTGTTGACCGTCGCGGCCTGTGCCGCCCTGATGCTGCTCTCGGGCGCCGCGATGGCGCTCACGACCGAGGAGCCGGCTGGGCCGGCGCGCGAGATGAGAACGCCGCATCAGTACGTCTACGTTGTCTACCTGAACCCGGCCGACCGGGAATGCCTGCCCGGCTATGAGGAGCGGCTCGATGGCGCGCTCACCGCGATCCAGGACTGGTATCGCCGCGAGATGAAGCGCAACGGTTTTGGGGAGATGACCTTCCCGCTCGATCGCGATGAGGACGGCAAGCTCATCGTTCATCTCGTCAACGGCACGCTCACCTACGATCGCGGCAAGGGCGTCTCGACTGACGAGGTCCGCGAGAACCAGGTCAAACCGGCGCTGCTCGAGGAAGGCATCGACATCGACCAGGAACACGTCGTGATTGTCCAGAACGCCAACTACTTCAAGGAGGTCGACGGCGAGACGGAGATCGAGGGCTGGGCGCCGTTCTGCGGCGAGGGCGATCACGGGCACGGCACGGCGTATTGTACCGACTCGAATCACCTCGAGCTGTCGCGGATGCCGGCCACCGGGCTCGGCGGCGTCGCACACGAGCTCGGCCATGCGCTCGGTCTGCCGCACAACAGCGAGACCGCCGCAGAGGCTCAGACGCTCGGTACCGCCCTGATGGGCCGAGGCCAGTACGTGTTCCTGGCCGAGCGCGCCGGGGCGAAGAAGGGCGCGTTCCTGACCAAAGCCCATGCGATCGCACTCTCGTCGCACCCGCTGCTCAAGGGCAACACGAAAGACGTCGACGTCGAGCCCGACTGCCGTTTCAGCGACATCACGTTCGCTCAGGGCAAGGGCGAGTACATCGTGCGCGGGCGCGTCGAGTCGACGCCGGCAGCGTACGCGCTGCTCGCTTACCACGACGACATGGTCGAGGCGATGGACTACGAGGCGACAAGCTGGGTTGCCGACTTCGATGAGGAGGGCCGCTTCGAGGCCCATGTCGGCGAGCTGAAACCGGGTCCGTTCGAGCTGCGGCTTCGCGCTTGCCTGGAAAACGGCGACACGTGCACGCTCGAGTTCCAGTTCGAGATCGACAAGTCGCTCCAGATCCCGATCGCCGAGTTACAGCGCCAGGCGATCTACGAGCTTCACGCCAAGCCCGCCATCGAGGCGCGCGACACGGACGCCCTGCTGGCCGCCATCGGCCAACTCGCCGGCTACAACGACATCCATTACCGCCGGGCCAGGGCCTGGTACCAGCAGATGACCCGGACGAAGCCCGAGCCGGTCACGCTGAGCGTGCTCAAGGACTCGGTCCGCCAGGTACCGCTCTCGACGGTTCAGTGGGAATCGGCCACGGTCGGCTGGGAGGAGCCGGCGCGCGACGGCCTCCCCGGTGGTGCACCGCTCGAGTCGGGCGCGCAGTTCCATGAGACCGGCCTCTACGCGCACGCTCCGTCGAGCTATGTGTTTGATCTCGGCGGCAACTGGAAGCGGTTCACGAGCGGCTATGGCCTGCTCAACATCTGCAAGGGTTCAGTGATCTTTGTTGTCAAGTGCGACGGCGAGGAGCGGTTCCGCTCGGAGCTCGTCGAGGACTGGGTCGAGGGTTGGGTGGACGTCGACCTGACCGGAGTCAAGAAGCTCGAGTTGATCGTCGAGGAGGAATTCGACGCCTGGGCCGACTGCGCCCTCTGGTTCTCGCCGATTGTGACACGCTAACTAGAAGGAGAACACCGACCATGCGTTTTTTGCTTGCACGACGCATCGCGCTCTCTCTTGTCGCGACGCTGATGGCCATGGCCGCCGTTTCGGCCGGCGCCGACACGCCTCCGCCGATCCGACCGCCGCATCAAGCCGTCTACATCGTCTATTTCAACCCCGCCGACCGCGAGTGCTTGCCCCGCTACCAGGAACGTGTCGACCGCGTCATGACCGAGGTGACGGCCTGGTACGCCAAGGAGATGAAGCGCAACGGCTTCGGCGAGAGGACGTTTCCGCTCGAACGCGATGAGGACGGCAAGCTCATCATCCACGTCGTCAACGGCTCGCGCGTGTACGCGGAAGGCGAGGCGATGGGCCACGAGGAGATCCGCGACAAGCAGGTCAAGCCGGTGCTGCTTGGGGAAGGCATCGACATCGACCAGGAACACATAATCATCTTCCAGAACCTCAACTTCGTCACCGAAGGTGAGGGTGAGATCTCGGTTCGCTGCTGGGCGCCGTACTGCGGCGGCGGTGGGACTGAACAAGGCACGGCGTGGGTGACGGACTACGCGCTGCTCGACGTCGAGAACCTGTCGAACACGACGATGATGGTCGATCTCGGCTTCAAAGAGAAGTGGACGCTGAGCCGGTACGTGATCAGCCATCTGGGCGGCGTGGCGCACGAGTTTGGCCACGCCCTTGGCCTCCCTCACAACGCCGAGACGGACGCGCAGCGCGCCGAGCTCGGCACCGCGCTCATGGGCAGCGGCAACTACCACCTGTTCGCCGAGCGCATCAGCGACGACAAGGGGGCGTATCTGACCAAGGCGCACGCGACCATCCTCTCGTCGCACCCGCTGTTCAACCCGAAGCCGGTCGAGTTCGACGGCGAGGTGACCTGTACGTTCCACGACGTGGCGTTTGCAGCGGGCGACGGCGAGTACACGGTGAGCGGCCGGGTCGAGACGACGCCGCGCGCGTACGCGGTCGTGGCCTACCACGACGGGCGCGCCCGCGCGATGGACTACGACGCGACGAGCTGGGTGGCTGGCGTCGATGACGAGGGCCGCTTCGCCGTGCGCGTCGGCGCGCTCACACCCGGGCGCTTCGAGCTGCACGTTGGGTGCTGCCTGGTGAACGGTGAACGGCGCTTTCTGAGCTACGAATTCGACGTGGACCAGGACTTGCAGGTTCCGATCGAGGTGCTCAAGCGACAGACGATCTACGAACTGTACGCGAACCCGGCCATCGACGCGCGCGATGCGGAGGCGATGCACGCCGCCGTGGACAAGCTCAAGGGCGTTGACGACATCCAGTACCGGCGGGCCGTAGCCTACCTGGACCTGATGACGCGCAAGCCGGTCGAGCCGAAGCGGCTCGGCGAGCTTGGCGACAACGTACGCGAGGTGCAGCTCTCGCAGGTCACGTGGGAGTCAGCCGATGTCGGTTGGGACGAGCCGACGCGCGGGTCTGTCCCGGTCAGAGATGAGGACGACAACAGGAAGGATATGCCGCTCGAATCCGGTGAGCGGTTCCACGAGACGGGCCTGTACGCGCACGCCGACTCGCGCTACGTTTTCAACCTCGACGGCGCGTGGAAGTCGTTCACGAGCGGCTACGGGCTCGAGAACCGGTGCCAGGGCTCGGTCGTGTTCGTTATCAAGTGCGACGGCGAGGAGCGATTCCGCTCCGACCTGATCGACGATTGGACCGAGCACCGCGTCGAGATCGACGTCATGGGCGTCAAGCAGCTCGAGCTCATCGCCTCAGACAACGGCGACGGCCATCAGGGCGACTGCGCGATCTGGTTCTCTCCGATCCTGAAGCGCTGAGGCACTTGGGGAGGAAGACGGCTGGCACAGGACCTCCCGCGGGTAGTATAAGACCGGTGCGTGGCCATGCTCTATCAGCGGGGTGATGGGATCGTGCCGGACATGGGGAAGACGCCAGACGACATCCGACGCTCCGTCGAGACACAGCTCGAAGCGGCACGCCGCGGCCTGCTCGACCTGAGCATGCGCAACCGCCTGCTCAACTTCCGGCCGGGCAAGGCGCGCTCGCTGCGCATCGTCGACGAGGTGCCGCGCGAGGTTTACCATCGACTCGTCCTCGACGAGCGGGCCATGGTCTTCCGTCCTAGGCCCGAGTCCGAACCCGAGCCGGCACCGGAACCTGGACCCTCGCCTCAGCCTGATCCCGCGCCGCAGCCCGAGCAGCAGACACCGCCGCCATATGCCGATCCGCAAGCTCATGGCGCTCGCCGGCGGCCTGATCCAGAGGATCAAACCCTGCTTCATGCTCAGCCCGCTGTCGATCGCGCAGTTTCTCGACCCGCGCGTGACCAAGTTCGACGTCGTCGTTTTCGACGAGGCGAGCCAGGTCCATCCCGCCGACGCGCTCGGCGCTATGCTGCGCGCCGGCCAGATCGTCGCCATGGGCGACACGCATCAGCTCCCGCCGACGACGTTCTTTGACTACCTCGTTGACGCGCGTGACGAATACGATGAGGAAGCGGCCACGACGGTGACGGACATTGAGAGCATTCTCCACCTGTGCAAGCGCAGCTTCCCGTCCAAGACGTTGCGCTGGCATTACCGGAGCCGCCACGAGTCCCTGATCGCTGTGTCGAACCAGGAATTCTACGACAACCGCTTGCTCTTCTACCCGTCGCCCATCGACGAGATTGACCGGCTCGGCCTCGCCTTCGTTCACCTGCCCGAGACGCAGTACGACCGCGGCCGCAGCGCGACGAACCGCGAGGAGGCGCGTGCTGTCGTCGCCGCCGCCTTCGATCAGTACCGGCGGTTCCCCGAGCGCAGCGTCGGGATCGGCACCTTCAACATCAAGCAGCAGGAGGCTATACTCGAGGAGGTCGAGCGCCAGCTCCGCGCCCAGCCCGATATGGAACCGTTCTTCGCGCCCAACCGGCACGAGCACTTCTTCGTCAAGAACATCGAGACGATCCAGGGCGACGAGCGCGACACAATCCTCATCAGCATCGGCTACGGGCGCGACAGCGCGGGCAAGCTGACGCACAACTTCGGCCCGCTCAATCACAAGGGCGGCGAGCGCCGCCTCAACGTCCTTATCACCCGTGCACGCGAGCAGTGCATCGTCTTCTCGAACTTCCGCGGCGATGACCTCCGCGTCGATGCCGCGACCCCTGCCGGCGTCGCCGCGCTCAAGGCGTTCCTCGACTTCGCCGAGCACCGCATGCTGCGCCGTACGGCTGAGTCGCCCGACGAGCGCGAAACCCCGTTCCACGACGAGATCAGCGCTTTCCTGCGCGAGCACGGCCACGAAGTGCGCACGCGCGTCGGTTGCGCGGGCTTCCGCGTGGACTTGGGCGTCATCGACGACAGGAACCCCGGCCGGTACCTGCTCGGTGTCGAATGCGACGGGCCCAAGTACCACGGCTCGCATGTCGCGCGCGACCGCGACCGCCTTCGCCGCCAGATCCTCGAGAAGCTCGGATGGCAGATCGACTGCGTCTGGTCCACGGACTGGTACCGTAGCCGCACGGCGTGCGAGCATCGGCTGCTCCAGGCCATTGCCGCCGCGAGACTCGACCCCCCGCGCCCCAAGCCGGAGCGGAAGGCGCCCGAACTGGTCGTCGCCGTGCCCACACCCGCGCCGGTGGTCATCGAGCAGCGTCCGGACGCGAGCCTGCCGCCGACGCGGTCGCTCGAGGATTTTGCCGACGAGTACGTGCGCGCCGACTCGCTTGGCATACCGGCCGGCGGCGACATCAATGACTGCCCGCAGGACCAGCTCGCCGCCGCCGTGCGCACCGTTGTCAACGTCGAGGGGCCGATCCACGTCGACGAGGCCATCCGCCGCATCCGATCGCTCTGGGGCCTGGCGCGTACGGGCGACAAGGCCTACGCGACGATCCTCACCGCGACTTGGGCCGCCGAGGATCGCGGCTGGATCGAGCGCCGCGGCCTATTCCTTTGGCCCGGCGACCAGCGCCCGGTCCCCGTGCGCCGCCGCACCGACGACCCGCCGCCGCGCCTCGATCTGATCTGCGAGCCCGAGATTGCCGAGGCCGTCAAGCGCGTCCTCCAGTTCCAACACGCCACCGTCGCCGACGAGCTCGTGGTGCAGGCCTCGCGCCTCCTTGGCTTCAAGCTCACCGCCCGCACCACGGCCGACCGCATGCACCGCATCGTGGACGAACTGGTCGCCGGCGGCGACCTCGTCACCCTTCCCAACGGCATGCTCGCTTTGCCAGAAGCGTGAACAAGCGTCCCGGCAGGCGCGGAACCTCCTTCGATCAGTCAACGCAGGACCGGACGGCGACGGGCCGGGTGGCGAACGCAAGGGCCACGTTGGTCAGTGTCGTTTGCCGTCGGCTGGCTGTGCATTGAACGAGATCAGGTGAGCTTTCGGCAGGACGTATATGGTGCCGCGCTCGTCTAGCGGCAGGATGATGATCGCACCTTCCGCGTCCACCAGCTCATACACGAAGCCGGGTCTGCTCCCCGATTCAATGCTACCGCGTTCGGTGCCGACGGTTGCATTCCAGTCGCGGATCAAGATCTTCGATCCGGGTCGCTCGGCCACGGGCCGCTGGCGCGCAAGCACCCCATGCATAACGGCTGCGGTGACGAGGAAGATGCCGGCTGCAACAACCAGAAGGAACTGCCTCATTGTCTGACCTCCTCTGAGAGACTCCCGGCTGGGACCGAGCGTCCTGATGAGCCGCACCCGAAGGCGGCGATGGGGATAACGGTGATCATTGCGACAGCCCCGGTTTCGAGACCCATCCTGGCACCGTCCAGACGCAATGCTTCTTGTGGTTCGCTATAGGGTCGAGGATGGTCAAGCCACTCCAGTTGCCCCCCCTGGAGACCGGAGGCCGGATGCCGCCTGTGTGCCTCACTGAGTCTCACCAAGGTCTCCCCTTCGCTACCATCGGCGGCTGGAACCGCCGTGGTTGTCGTGATCAGGAAGGGGGGAAAGAGCAGCAGGACGGAGATCACGAGCGCCGCCGCAGCTACCACGACTCGCGTCGAATCGAGTCTCATACCACCACCTCCCAACAGCCTTTGTCCGAGTCCCGAGCCCCGAGCCCGTGGCAGTGTAACACAGAAGCACACATTGAGGTGCGTGACTTGCCGGATGGTTGAGAAGGGAAGAGCCAGCGATCGGGCTCGAACCGATGACCGCGGCATTACGAATGCCGTGCTCTACCAACTGAGCTACGCTGGCCGCGTGATTCTGCCTTGCAGAATCACGTACGCAGAACCTTCGATTCTTCGGCGCTGGGCGTTGATGCTGGTCGTCGAGACCTGCATCAACGCCTTCGCAGAATCACGCGCTCTGCATCGGCGCTTGTCGGGAAAGAGGTATTAGTCCGAAGGGCCTGGTGTTCCCCCGAAAGGGTCAAGGCCCCTGGAGCCAGAGGCTCCACAGGGGCTGCGACGACCAGGTCAGGCGCCGCAACCCCTCTCATTTATCGGCGCTCTTTTACGCCCCCTGAACCGGTATTGCAAGCGTTATGTGCCCCCGCCCGCAGAAAAACTGGCTGCTGAGTCGCAGCCTCTTTATTGACTGAAGCTCACCAGTTGAATAAGAGTGAATACTCGCGGACAGAATGAAGTCTGTCAGGGGAAAATGTATCATTTGCTTAAAGAAAAGGCTTGCCACTTCTGTACTGGGTTCGTAGGATTCATCCGGCCGCTGTGCGGAGCGGTCGAGTTTGTTCGCTTGGCGTACGCCTGGTGGGTCGCAGGTTGGGAACCTGCCCCCGCAAGTGCTCACTGGATGGTCGCCGGGCGAGAACGCAGCGTTCGGTGCGTGCGGTCCCGCCAGAGTGTCCCCGATGCGCGCCGGCACAACTGAAAGGGGACGGCCATGCTTCCAAGACTCTTGTTCCTCGTCCTGTCCACTGCCCTGCTCACATGTCTCGCGGCGCAGTCGCCAGCCGCCGAAACCGACGCGCTCGAGGCGTACGCGCGCGGCGACTATGCGGGCGTCGTCAAGCTCGTCGAGAAATCGGTCCGGGACGGCTCGGCCGGCATCCAGGAGCACTTGCTGCTCGCGCGCGCGTACCTGCACCTCGACCGGAACAACGACGCGCTCGGCGTGCTGCGCACCGTGATCGAGCGTGACCACGAGAACCCGGACGCGAACGCGCTCATCGGCCAGATGCTCTACGAGGCGGGCAAGGCCAAAGAGGCGCTCGCGTACCTCGAGACCGCCCACCGGCTCAAGCAGGACGCCGTCACATCGAGCTTGCTGGGCAAGTGCCATTACGCGCTCGGCGATGCGCAGAAGGCCAAGATGTATCTCGAGCAGGCGCTCGCGCTCGACGTGCGCGACCCGTCGAACAGCTATCTGCTCGGGACGATCTGCCTCGATAGCGGCTCGGGCGCGCTGGCGGAGAAGTATCTGCTCCAGTCCGAGGAGGCGGGCACCGAGTCGGCCGAGCTGCACCGGCTGCTGGGCCGCGCCTACATGGAGCAGTACAAGTTCGTTGGACCGGTGCTCGTGCGCCGCATTCCGGGCAGTCCGAAGCCGGGCGAAGTCGTCGATGGCCACGTCGTGCTCGCGCCGCTCGAGGGCGTGACCGATCAGTACAAGGTCTGCACGCGTTACTCGGCGCTCTATGAGGGGATCCGGCTACTCGAAGCGTTGCCTGATGATCCTGACGGGCTCTACATGGCCGCCTCGGGCTGGCTCGCTGCGGGCGATGCGGCGCGCGCCAACGACTCTCTCAGGCAACTGTCGAGGCACGAACCGCGAAGTCGCCGAACGCTCGACCTCACGGCCCGTGCCCTGATCGTCGCCGGCGACGTCGGCGCGCTCATTGAGGTGATCGAACGCGGCGAGAAAGCCAAGGTGTTCGACGCGCACGAGGCCGCCCAGCTCTACTACCGCGGCGCGGTCGTGCTGCTCGCACGGGGCGAGCGGACCGAGTGCCTCAAGATGCTCGAAGCGGCCGACAAGCGCCAACCGGCGTCGGCTGCCGTCTTGCGAGCGCTCGCCGAGCTGAGCGTCACCATGGGCCGCGACAAGCAGGCGCGCGGCTACTACGCCCGCCTCGTCGAGCTGTTCCCCGACGCGTCCGACATCGACGGGCTGCGCAACGCCCTGCAGGTCCTCGAAGAGAAGACGGGAGGTGCACAATGAAACCGGCTCTTGTTCTCGTGTTCGCCGCGGTTGTCGCCGCCTGTCTTGTCATGTCTGCCGACGGCTCGACCATTGGCGAGTTGGAGCAGCAGGTGCGGGAGAACCCGGCCTCGCTCGAGGCGAAGGAAGCGCTCGCCGAGGCGTACCTCGTCGAGTGCGAACTGGAGAAGTCGCTCAGCCTGTGGCGCGACGTCCTACGCGTCGCGCCCGACCATGCGCGTGCGAAGTGCGTTGTGGACCGGCTCACGGCGCAGGCGCTCGATCTCGACAGCCATCTCGATGTGCTCGACCGGCTCATCGAGCAGGGCATTGTGCAAGGCACGAAAGACCTCCTCGACGCCGCCGCCGAACGTGCCGCGACCGACGAGCAGAAGGCGCGCATCATGTTCCTGCGCGGAGCGCTCATGATGCGCACCGGCGACGAAGCGGGCGCGCGTGCGAGCTACCAGACCGCCGCGCGCCTTTATCCGGGCGCGGTGTGGGGTGGGCGGTCGGCCATCGCGCTCGCCCGCGCCGACGCGCGTGTGGGCCGCAAGACCGAGGCGCGCCGCAGCTTGACTGCGCTCATTGATGCAACGCCCGCCGGGCACGTCGCCGTGATCGAGGAAGCGCGGTTCGAGCTCGTGATGGTTGACCTGAGCGACCTGACGCCCGACGAGCGCGTCGCCGCGCTGCGTTCGGTGCTCACGGAGATCACCACCGATGAGGTGAAGCGCCGCGCGCTCAGCGAGCTGATCGCCGTGGTCACCGCGGCGCAGGCCCAATGGACGCCCGAGGCCGTCGCCGCCGCCGAAGCCGTGCTGCGGGCCAACGCGCCCGTTGATCAGGCCCAACGGCTGCTCGCCCAGCTCCTCGACGTGGCGCGCACAAGCGACGACGTCGCGACGCTCGACCGCCTGCTCTCGCTGTTCGGTGCGGTGGCGCTCGACGACGTCGGCCTGGCGCGTGAAGCTGCGTTTGTCAGGACTGAGGCGCTGCTCGCCCGCGCCGCAGTGAGCGATACCGTGGCCGACGTGCGCCGGCTCGTTGCCGACGCGCGCTCGACGCTCGACGCGCTTGCCGCCGGGCGCGACGTCTACGCCGATCGCCGCCGTGTGCAGCGCCTGGTCGGGCAGTCGCACCTCGTCGAGGCGCAGAAGCTCATCGTGCTCGAGGCCCGCGCGTCGGCGCGCGCGAGCACCATCGAGGCGCTGCCCGCGCTGCTTGCCGCCAAGGCCCATTATCTCGACCGGCTCTCGGCCGACCCGCAAGAGGGCCTGTGCCGGCTCGAACAGATCGCCCGGCTCCTCGAGCATGTGCAGGAGTGGGAGATGGCCGTGCTCGTCTATCGCGAGATCGCCACGACGTTTCCGCAGCAGGCCGAGGGGCGGGACGCGCTGCTCAAGATGGCCTGGCTGCTCGATCAGCGCCTCGACGCGCCGATGGAGGCGCTCGAGGCCTACGCCGAATACGCGGCGCGCTATCCGGCCGAGCTGCCGTACCGCCAGCTCGACGTGGGCGAGCGGCTGCGGCGCCTCGGCTACGCCAACGTGCTCGATTTCCAGAAACGCAACCGGATCACGCCCGACGGCATTTTCGGCCCGGCCGCGCGCCAGAAGCTCGACGAGCTCGAGGCGAGCTTTGACATGATCGCGGGCCGCAGGTCGCGCGAGTCCGACGTGCTCCGCGGCTCATACGTGCACCCGACGATGTTCGGCATCGCGCAGCGGCTCGAGCAGTCGGGTCGCCATCACGACGCCGTCGTCGCCTACCGGCTCTTCCTCAACCTGTTCCCGACCAAGCGCGAGGCCGACGATGCGCTGATCTCGATCGCCCGCCTCTTCCGCGACAACCTGCTCTTTGCCGAGGC carries:
- a CDS encoding tetratricopeptide repeat protein; translation: MKPALVLVFAAVVAACLVMSADGSTIGELEQQVRENPASLEAKEALAEAYLVECELEKSLSLWRDVLRVAPDHARAKCVVDRLTAQALDLDSHLDVLDRLIEQGIVQGTKDLLDAAAERAATDEQKARIMFLRGALMMRTGDEAGARASYQTAARLYPGAVWGGRSAIALARADARVGRKTEARRSLTALIDATPAGHVAVIEEARFELVMVDLSDLTPDERVAALRSVLTEITTDEVKRRALSELIAVVTAAQAQWTPEAVAAAEAVLRANAPVDQAQRLLAQLLDVARTSDDVATLDRLLSLFGAVALDDVGLAREAAFVRTEALLARAAVSDTVADVRRLVADARSTLDALAAGRDVYADRRRVQRLVGQSHLVEAQKLIVLEARASARASTIEALPALLAAKAHYLDRLSADPQEGLCRLEQIARLLEHVQEWEMAVLVYREIATTFPQQAEGRDALLKMAWLLDQRLDAPMEALEAYAEYAARYPAELPYRQLDVGERLRRLGYANVLDFQKRNRITPDGIFGPAARQKLDELEASFDMIAGRRSRESDVLRGSYVHPTMFGIAQRLEQSGRHHDAVVAYRLFLNLFPTKREADDALISIARLFRDNLLFAEALVAYRQLMDDFEKGDMTSLAYIEAAQCLENLSRWKEAKELYELYLRNYPGYNKAPLAKEHLALLDEIQQYEDFIAGNPESPKLPEAQYQIAAILYKQMKNNTKAAVEFAQVAERYPKHVRAPDALFTAGTAQLFVENFPAARNLYARVVKDYADSRLADDAQFWIGHTYEYSARALGKLDDARVVLKRRSLRERERLLADLDLRRRYNAGAQPGAELPEDVWGGDTLGVLSSGSVRDRVNADLFRAVRAYRDVVDKFKMGDMAGDALLRIGAIYTEYLKDPDKGVEAYRELLQSYPATKAASDALFAVGSYYVEKEQYDEAIKAYEQFAFNYPQDPKAEDAMFAIARCHAALKDWNKALDAYQSYLNKFPYGKNAEPAKAQVEWIRMYHF